Proteins encoded together in one Cyanobium sp. WAJ14-Wanaka window:
- a CDS encoding ArsJ-associated glyceraldehyde-3-phosphate dehydrogenase has translation MRIGINGFGRIGRLVFRALWGRPGIELVHVNDPGGDARAAAHLLEFDSVHGRWNQPVSCSSNNSGGSQSFRVAAQEIGYSQQLQPAAVAWQAAGVEMVLECSGKFKTPETLAPYFEQLGIKRVIVACPVKGEIAGAEALNIVYGINHQLYEPGQHRLLTAASCTTNCLAPVVKVLQEGFGIRHGSITTLHNITNTQVVVDGFKSDLRRARSSSQSLIPTTTGSARAIGMIFPELQGKLNGHAVRVPLLNGSLTDAVFELERATDAEEVNRAFEAAAKAELQGILGFESRPLVSIDYVNDCRSAIVDGPSTMVVNGTQLKVYAWYDNEWGYSCRMADLACHVAALEGVGA, from the coding sequence ATGCGCATCGGCATCAACGGTTTTGGCCGCATCGGGCGGCTGGTGTTTCGGGCCCTCTGGGGCCGTCCCGGCATTGAGCTGGTCCATGTCAACGATCCAGGCGGTGATGCCCGGGCAGCTGCCCACCTGCTCGAGTTCGACTCCGTCCACGGCCGCTGGAACCAACCGGTCAGCTGCAGCAGCAACAACAGCGGGGGCAGCCAGAGCTTCCGGGTGGCTGCCCAGGAGATCGGCTATTCCCAACAGCTGCAACCGGCCGCCGTGGCCTGGCAAGCCGCCGGCGTGGAAATGGTGCTCGAGTGCAGCGGCAAGTTCAAAACACCGGAAACCCTGGCCCCCTACTTCGAGCAGCTGGGGATCAAGCGGGTGATCGTGGCCTGCCCGGTGAAGGGAGAAATCGCCGGGGCAGAGGCCCTGAACATCGTTTACGGAATCAACCACCAGCTCTACGAACCAGGCCAACACCGGCTGCTCACCGCCGCCTCCTGCACCACCAACTGCCTGGCCCCGGTGGTGAAGGTGCTGCAGGAGGGCTTTGGCATCCGCCACGGCTCGATCACCACCCTGCACAACATCACCAACACCCAGGTGGTGGTTGATGGCTTCAAGAGCGACCTGCGGCGGGCCCGTTCGTCTAGCCAGAGCCTGATTCCCACCACCACTGGCTCGGCCCGGGCCATCGGCATGATTTTTCCCGAGCTGCAGGGCAAGCTCAACGGCCACGCCGTGCGGGTGCCCCTGCTCAATGGCTCCCTCACCGATGCGGTGTTTGAGCTGGAGCGGGCCACCGATGCGGAGGAGGTGAACCGGGCCTTTGAGGCGGCCGCCAAGGCAGAGCTGCAGGGGATTTTGGGCTTTGAGAGCCGGCCGCTGGTATCGATCGACTACGTCAACGATTGCCGCAGCGCCATCGTCGATGGGCCCTCAACCATGGTGGTTAATGGCACCCAGCTGAAGGTCTACGCCTGGTACGACAACGAATGGGGCTATAGCTGCCGGATGGCCGATCTGGCCTGCCACGTGGCGGCTCTTGAAGGTGTCGGCGCATGA
- the speD gene encoding adenosylmethionine decarboxylase encodes MNQLLSSLHPNPGWTGAALAPVANQPISDTVGKHCILELYGCSSAKLDDEVFLRDAITTAAQLAGATLLNLITHRFEPQGVTGLALLAESHISIHTWPESGYAAVDVFTCGDHTMPERACQVLAERLDAGNHKLTSFRRETPNAIADTPREPELEPHWLASVGAGISAERLAEHLGQPCF; translated from the coding sequence ATGAACCAGCTGCTTTCTTCGCTTCACCCGAATCCAGGATGGACCGGAGCCGCTCTCGCACCCGTTGCGAACCAACCGATCTCCGACACGGTGGGTAAACATTGCATTCTCGAGCTCTACGGCTGTAGTAGCGCCAAGCTCGACGACGAAGTTTTCCTTAGGGACGCCATCACCACAGCAGCGCAACTGGCTGGCGCCACCCTGCTCAACCTGATTACCCACCGTTTTGAGCCCCAGGGCGTAACGGGTTTGGCCCTGTTGGCTGAATCCCACATTTCGATCCACACCTGGCCGGAATCGGGCTATGCGGCCGTGGACGTGTTCACTTGCGGTGACCACACTATGCCGGAAAGGGCCTGCCAGGTGCTGGCAGAAAGGCTGGATGCGGGTAATCACAAGCTCACCAGCTTCCGCCGTGAAACCCCCAACGCCATCGCCGACACCCCCCGCGAACCTGAGCTCGAACCCCATTGGTTGGCATCCGTTGGTGCGGGCATTTCAGCTGAGCGCCTGGCAGAACACCTTGGGCAGCCCTGCTTTTAG
- a CDS encoding DUF3136 domain-containing protein: protein MSAGTPVVSKPTIGELEAGYPSCCKALRILIKDKKSIEAIQRTVAWERLTLLNKSLPSRYKAPDYLYFMLKREIEQPVSAAA, encoded by the coding sequence ATGTCCGCTGGAACGCCCGTTGTCTCAAAGCCCACGATCGGTGAACTTGAAGCCGGCTATCCCAGCTGCTGCAAGGCCCTACGGATCCTGATCAAGGACAAGAAAAGCATTGAGGCGATCCAGCGCACCGTTGCCTGGGAAAGGCTGACCCTGCTGAACAAGAGCTTGCCTAGCCGCTACAAGGCCCCCGATTACCTCTATTTCATGCTTAAGCGCGAGATTGAACAGCCCGTTTCTGCGGCTGCCTGA
- a CDS encoding response regulator transcription factor, producing the protein MQPSLLVVEDDETIRETLRDALELEGFAVTACGNGRDALQILQRTPEEDGFALVVLDLMLPGLGGLEVCRQLRQGGNHTPILVVSARDTETDRVLGLEVGADDYLVKPFGMRELVARCRALLRRSTNQQEPAKVLEHSNLRIYTEECRVTRDGLDVNLSPKEYRLLELFMQYPRRVWSRDKLLEHIWGIDYIGDSKTVDVHIRWMREKLEENPSSPVHLITVRGFGYRFG; encoded by the coding sequence ATGCAGCCTTCTTTGCTGGTCGTCGAGGATGACGAAACAATCCGGGAAACCCTGCGCGATGCCCTCGAGCTAGAGGGTTTTGCCGTGACGGCCTGTGGCAACGGCCGCGATGCCCTGCAGATTTTGCAGCGCACGCCAGAAGAAGACGGATTCGCCCTGGTCGTTCTCGACCTAATGCTGCCCGGCTTGGGTGGTTTGGAGGTATGCAGGCAGTTGCGCCAAGGGGGCAACCACACCCCAATTCTGGTCGTTAGTGCCCGCGACACCGAAACCGACCGGGTCCTGGGTCTGGAGGTGGGCGCCGACGACTACCTGGTCAAGCCCTTTGGCATGCGTGAGTTGGTGGCCCGCTGCCGGGCCCTGTTGCGCCGCTCCACCAACCAGCAGGAGCCGGCGAAGGTCCTGGAGCACTCCAACCTGCGCATCTACACAGAGGAGTGCCGGGTTACCCGCGATGGCTTGGATGTGAACCTCTCCCCGAAGGAATACCGCCTGCTGGAGCTGTTTATGCAGTACCCACGCCGGGTTTGGAGCCGCGACAAATTGCTCGAGCACATCTGGGGCATCGATTACATCGGCGACAGCAAAACGGTGGACGTGCATATCCGCTGGATGCGTGAAAAGTTGGAAGAGAATCCCTCCAGCCCGGTCCATCTCATAACCGTTCGCGGATTCGGCTATCGCTTTGGCTAG
- the pyrC gene encoding dihydroorotase has translation MADQSLTIRQPDDWHVHLRDGAMLEAVAKSTARQFARAIVMPNLNPPITTVQAAQAYRERIRQAAGGGFTPLLTAYLTDSIDPAELERGFREGVFSACKLYPANATTNSAAGVTSLEAITAVIETLERIGIPLLIHGEVTDAEIDIFDREAVFIERQLAPLLERHPGLKVVLEHITTADSVDFVAAGPANLAATITPHHLHINRNAMFRGGLRPDFYCLPVAKRELHRIALRSAATSGNPKFFLGTDSAPHPRNAKESACGCAGIFCAPFAIESYATVFEQEGALDKLEGFASEFGPRFYGLPQNQGTIRLSREPQLIPERLHLSGVELVPFHAGENLPWRLQP, from the coding sequence ATGGCCGACCAGTCGCTCACGATTCGACAACCCGACGACTGGCACGTTCACCTGCGCGATGGCGCCATGCTCGAGGCGGTGGCGAAGAGCACGGCCAGGCAGTTTGCCAGGGCGATCGTGATGCCAAACCTCAATCCGCCGATCACCACGGTGCAGGCGGCCCAGGCCTACCGGGAGCGGATCCGCCAGGCCGCTGGCGGCGGCTTCACCCCCCTACTCACCGCCTACCTAACCGATTCCATCGATCCGGCCGAACTGGAACGGGGATTTAGGGAGGGGGTCTTCAGCGCCTGCAAGCTCTACCCCGCCAACGCCACCACCAATTCCGCCGCCGGCGTTACCAGCCTGGAGGCCATCACTGCAGTGATCGAAACCCTGGAGCGGATCGGCATTCCCCTGTTGATCCACGGGGAGGTGACCGATGCCGAGATCGATATTTTTGATCGGGAGGCGGTTTTCATCGAACGCCAGCTCGCCCCCCTTCTGGAGCGGCATCCAGGCCTGAAGGTGGTGTTGGAGCACATCACCACAGCCGATTCAGTGGATTTCGTGGCCGCCGGCCCGGCCAACCTGGCCGCCACCATCACACCCCACCACCTGCACATCAACCGCAACGCCATGTTTAGGGGTGGCCTGCGCCCCGACTTCTACTGCCTGCCCGTGGCCAAGCGCGAACTGCACCGCATCGCCCTGCGCAGCGCAGCCACCTCGGGCAACCCGAAATTTTTCCTGGGCACCGATTCAGCCCCCCACCCCCGCAACGCCAAGGAATCGGCCTGCGGTTGCGCCGGGATTTTCTGTGCACCCTTTGCCATCGAGAGCTACGCCACGGTGTTTGAACAGGAGGGTGCCCTAGACAAACTGGAGGGATTCGCCTCCGAATTTGGACCCCGCTTCTATGGCCTTCCCCAAAACCAGGGCACAATCAGGCTCAGTCGCGAGCCCCAGCTGATTCCTGAACGCCTCCATCTCTCGGGCGTCGAGCTGGTGCCCTTCCACGCCGGTGAAAACCTGCCCTGGCGGCTGCAGCCATGA
- a CDS encoding cation diffusion facilitator family transporter has product MGDHHQHGHQQGHQHGQPVHPAVAIQRQPHWRQHEHRPGSATAFRWSVILNSFLSAFQLVIGLGFGSLALVGDAIHNLGDVAGLLFGWGAEKLSTRPAQGRFTYGFGRSTQLASLINAILILIAALVVVVEGIQRLWQPVPISGGPVAIAAAAGIAVNLFSARLFGRDHSHDLNRRAAVVHLLTDAAVSAAVLLSALVVQFTQWHRVDAFTAIGVGLAVGYSGWELLQEALMIALDAVPRSIDLAEVEATLRAIPGVDDVHHLHVWGISTSQNALTTHISRPLGAVDDMALLHQAKQKLAELGIAHSTIQLEPSK; this is encoded by the coding sequence ATGGGCGACCACCACCAGCACGGCCACCAGCAGGGGCACCAGCACGGGCAGCCGGTCCATCCGGCCGTGGCTATCCAGCGCCAACCCCATTGGCGCCAGCACGAGCACCGCCCTGGCTCGGCAACGGCCTTTCGCTGGAGCGTGATCCTCAACAGCTTCCTCTCGGCCTTCCAACTTGTTATTGGGCTCGGTTTTGGCTCCCTGGCGCTGGTGGGTGATGCGATCCACAACCTGGGCGACGTGGCTGGGCTGCTGTTTGGTTGGGGTGCCGAGAAATTGAGCACCAGGCCAGCCCAGGGGCGCTTCACCTACGGCTTTGGCCGCAGCACCCAGCTGGCTTCCTTGATCAATGCAATTTTGATCCTGATCGCCGCCCTGGTGGTGGTGGTGGAGGGCATCCAGCGCCTCTGGCAGCCGGTGCCGATCAGCGGAGGACCGGTGGCGATAGCTGCTGCTGCTGGCATCGCGGTCAACCTGTTTTCAGCCCGGCTATTTGGCCGCGACCACAGCCACGACCTCAACCGCCGGGCCGCCGTGGTGCACCTTTTAACTGATGCGGCCGTGTCGGCAGCCGTGCTGTTGAGCGCCCTGGTGGTGCAGTTCACCCAATGGCATCGGGTGGATGCCTTCACCGCGATCGGCGTGGGCCTGGCCGTGGGCTACAGCGGCTGGGAGCTACTGCAGGAGGCCCTGATGATTGCCCTCGATGCGGTGCCCCGCAGCATTGATCTGGCGGAAGTAGAGGCAACCCTGCGGGCCATTCCCGGGGTAGATGACGTGCACCACTTGCATGTCTGGGGAATCAGCACCTCCCAAAACGCCCTCACCACCCACATCAGCCGGCCCCTCGGCGCCGTCGACGACATGGCCCTGCTGCATCAGGCCAAACAAAAGCTCGCCGAATTGGGAATCGCCCACAGCACCATCCAGTTGGAGCCCAGCAAGTAG
- the arsJ gene encoding organoarsenical effux MFS transporter ArsJ, whose translation MKHLTGLQQYAIVTANYWAFTLTDGALRMLVVFHFHQLGYSTLEIAFLFLFYEFFGILTNLYGGWLGARFGLRLTLWAGTLMQVAALLMLIPVADTWPKWWSVAYVMVAQAISGIAKDLNKMSAKSAIKTVVPETPEDHSRGENQLFQWVAILTGSKNALKGVGFFLGGLLLTTVGFNAAVGAMAAGLFLSFLMTLVLPGEIGRMKEKPAITALFSKSKGINVLSTARFFLFGARDVWFVVALPVFLQAALGWKYWEVGGFMGLWVIGYGIIQASAPALRRSWGKSAPPGVSAVQFWSAVLTAIPALIAISLWRDVGNPGIAVVVGLAAFGAVFAMNSSIHSYMVLAYTDAESVSLNVGFYYMANAAGRLVGTLLSGALFLVGGMQACLWCSCLLVALAYGVSTKLPTPPRQLNGKGAISA comes from the coding sequence ATGAAACACCTCACGGGCCTGCAGCAGTACGCCATCGTCACGGCCAACTACTGGGCCTTCACCCTCACCGATGGGGCCCTGCGGATGCTGGTGGTGTTCCATTTCCACCAGCTCGGCTACTCCACCCTGGAGATCGCCTTTCTGTTTCTCTTCTACGAGTTTTTTGGCATTCTCACCAACCTCTACGGCGGCTGGCTGGGGGCCCGCTTTGGGCTGCGGCTCACACTCTGGGCCGGAACACTGATGCAGGTGGCTGCCCTGCTGATGCTGATTCCGGTGGCGGATACCTGGCCCAAGTGGTGGAGCGTGGCCTACGTGATGGTGGCCCAGGCGATCAGTGGCATCGCCAAGGACCTCAACAAGATGAGCGCCAAGAGCGCCATCAAGACGGTGGTGCCAGAAACCCCGGAGGATCACAGCAGGGGCGAGAACCAGCTGTTCCAATGGGTGGCGATCCTCACCGGCTCCAAAAACGCCCTCAAGGGGGTGGGCTTTTTTCTTGGTGGCCTGCTGCTCACCACGGTCGGCTTCAATGCCGCCGTGGGCGCCATGGCGGCCGGACTATTTCTCTCGTTCCTGATGACCCTGGTGCTGCCGGGTGAGATCGGGCGCATGAAGGAGAAGCCCGCCATTACGGCCCTGTTCTCGAAATCGAAGGGCATCAATGTGCTCTCTACAGCTCGCTTCTTCCTGTTCGGCGCCCGTGATGTCTGGTTCGTGGTGGCGCTGCCGGTGTTTCTGCAGGCGGCCCTGGGCTGGAAGTACTGGGAGGTGGGAGGCTTCATGGGCCTGTGGGTGATCGGCTACGGGATCATTCAGGCTTCAGCCCCTGCCCTGCGGCGCAGCTGGGGGAAAAGTGCGCCTCCGGGGGTGTCGGCGGTGCAGTTCTGGAGCGCCGTACTGACGGCCATCCCCGCCCTGATCGCCATCAGCCTGTGGCGCGACGTGGGCAATCCCGGCATCGCCGTGGTGGTGGGGCTGGCGGCCTTCGGGGCCGTGTTTGCGATGAATTCCTCGATCCACAGCTACATGGTGCTGGCCTACACCGATGCCGAATCGGTGAGCCTCAACGTGGGCTTCTATTACATGGCCAATGCCGCTGGCCGGCTTGTGGGCACGTTGCTCTCCGGCGCCCTGTTCCTGGTCGGTGGAATGCAGGCCTGCCTGTGGTGCTCGTGCCTGCTGGTGGCCCTTGCCTATGGGGTGAGCACCAAGCTGCCAACGCCACCCCGCCAGCTAAATGGAAAAGGAGCTATCAGCGCATAA
- the pstS gene encoding phosphate ABC transporter substrate-binding protein PstS: protein MTFAKKALIFGSLALLGANSAAFAADRLNGSGATFPADIYTKWFAGLAKSGGPKVNYQSVGSGAGRKAFIDETVSFAASDDPISAKDKAKVSRGVVQIPTVGGTIALGYNYPGCNLKITQKQVVSVFMGSIDDWKELGCKPGKITVVHRSDGSGTTAAFTDSLSTFSKEWTLGSAKSVNWKVGVGGKGNEGVSGVVSTTPGTIGYMSQSFVKGAIKAAAVQNKAGQFVLPGFKSGKAALSGITLDRDLAGGNPNPSASGAYPITTLTYLLLYKTGNGAKTDALKQMLNYILSDKVQAQADDLGFVPLSEGIQAQAKAAVDKISQ from the coding sequence ATGACCTTCGCAAAGAAGGCCCTGATTTTTGGCTCACTGGCCCTACTGGGTGCAAACAGTGCAGCTTTTGCCGCCGATCGTCTCAACGGTTCTGGCGCTACCTTCCCCGCCGATATCTACACCAAATGGTTTGCAGGCCTCGCTAAGAGCGGTGGCCCCAAGGTGAACTACCAGAGCGTGGGCTCCGGTGCCGGACGCAAGGCGTTCATCGATGAGACCGTGAGCTTCGCCGCTTCCGACGACCCGATCTCAGCAAAGGACAAGGCCAAGGTTTCCCGTGGTGTGGTGCAGATCCCCACCGTGGGTGGCACGATCGCCCTGGGTTACAACTACCCCGGCTGCAACCTGAAGATCACCCAAAAGCAGGTGGTATCCGTGTTCATGGGCTCTATTGACGACTGGAAGGAGCTGGGTTGCAAGCCCGGCAAGATCACCGTGGTGCACCGCTCCGATGGTTCAGGCACCACCGCGGCCTTCACCGATTCACTTTCTACCTTCTCCAAGGAATGGACCCTGGGCAGTGCCAAGTCCGTGAATTGGAAGGTGGGTGTGGGCGGTAAGGGCAATGAGGGTGTTTCTGGCGTAGTTTCCACCACCCCCGGCACGATCGGCTACATGAGCCAGTCTTTTGTGAAGGGCGCAATCAAGGCGGCTGCCGTTCAAAACAAGGCCGGTCAGTTTGTGTTGCCTGGCTTCAAGAGCGGTAAGGCTGCCCTTAGCGGCATCACCCTTGACCGTGATCTAGCCGGCGGCAACCCCAACCCCTCCGCCAGCGGCGCCTATCCGATTACCACCCTCACCTACCTCCTCCTTTACAAGACAGGAAACGGTGCCAAGACCGATGCCCTCAAGCAGATGCTCAACTACATCTTGAGCGATAAGGTCCAGGCCCAGGCCGACGACCTCGGCTTTGTGCCCCTTAGCGAGGGCATCCAAGCCCAGGCTAAGGCGGCTGTAGACAAGATCAGCCAGTAA
- a CDS encoding iron uptake porin, whose amino-acid sequence MKLSKKLVLAMAGTGLLAPMAAQAQEVASMGSRAAINEYSQQQDNDTFRAWASKNQVTSVNQFSDVKPTDWAYQALSNLVEKYGCVAGYPDGKFKGAQAMTRFEAAAILNACLDRVSEKTDELQKLMDEFDKELTVLTARVDGLESKVGKLQAQQFSTTTKLKGEVSMILGGIPGYSTKSGTGGTTSAKQGSTTFNYDLRLSFDTSYTGQDLLRTRLRSGNFSSRPFGSSATPFKLDKAEQSTAGSSNIWVDRLYYTFPVTSDKSVKLTLGAIVRNTEIAWIASAYKSDILDIYALGGTSAVYNKATGQGVGLQWKQNVEKGKPFWVANANYVVNGTASGVDDGASSNQGVFNSNSGLNMLAQLGYKAPQWGAAIGYRYGTTDSTNRDGNGAAGATLLSNQYSNAVAFNTYWQPVKTGVIPSVSFGYAYNFVDNGVGSQSATGTASSSQWFVGFQWDDAFVKSNAAGIALGQPMNAVGGNQDNPWLFEFFYKIQATDNISITPTLFYGSGIANSAANINTSFQGLGGVIQTTFKF is encoded by the coding sequence ATGAAACTTTCTAAAAAGCTAGTGCTGGCCATGGCCGGTACCGGCCTGCTGGCCCCCATGGCCGCTCAGGCTCAAGAGGTCGCTTCGATGGGCAGCCGTGCTGCCATCAACGAGTACTCCCAACAGCAAGACAACGACACCTTCCGCGCCTGGGCTTCTAAGAACCAGGTGACAAGTGTCAACCAGTTTTCCGATGTGAAGCCCACCGATTGGGCCTATCAGGCCCTTTCCAACCTGGTGGAGAAGTACGGCTGTGTGGCCGGCTATCCCGATGGCAAGTTCAAGGGTGCCCAGGCGATGACCCGCTTTGAAGCGGCCGCCATCCTGAATGCCTGCCTCGATCGCGTCTCCGAGAAGACCGACGAGCTGCAGAAGCTGATGGATGAGTTCGACAAGGAACTCACCGTGCTGACCGCCCGGGTTGATGGCCTCGAGAGCAAGGTGGGCAAACTCCAAGCCCAGCAGTTCTCCACCACCACCAAGCTGAAGGGTGAAGTGAGCATGATCCTGGGTGGGATCCCTGGTTATTCAACTAAATCAGGTACAGGTGGCACAACAAGCGCGAAGCAAGGCAGCACCACGTTTAACTACGACCTGCGCCTGAGCTTCGACACCAGCTACACAGGCCAGGATCTATTGAGAACCCGCCTGCGCTCAGGCAACTTCAGCTCCAGGCCCTTCGGTAGTTCTGCTACTCCATTCAAGCTGGACAAGGCAGAGCAATCAACTGCTGGCTCCAGCAACATCTGGGTTGATCGCCTTTACTACACCTTCCCCGTTACTTCCGATAAGAGCGTCAAGCTAACCCTTGGCGCCATTGTTCGTAACACCGAAATTGCCTGGATAGCCAGTGCCTATAAGTCTGACATTCTCGACATCTATGCCCTGGGCGGCACCAGCGCCGTCTACAACAAGGCCACTGGCCAAGGCGTGGGCCTCCAGTGGAAGCAGAATGTGGAGAAGGGCAAGCCATTCTGGGTGGCCAATGCAAACTATGTGGTTAACGGGACTGCTTCTGGAGTTGATGATGGTGCTAGTTCTAACCAGGGTGTTTTTAATTCAAATTCCGGTCTAAACATGTTGGCCCAGCTGGGCTACAAGGCTCCCCAGTGGGGTGCTGCCATCGGCTACCGCTATGGCACTACCGATTCAACTAACCGTGATGGCAACGGTGCTGCCGGAGCGACACTTCTCTCTAACCAGTACAGCAACGCAGTTGCCTTCAACACCTACTGGCAGCCTGTCAAGACCGGGGTTATCCCCTCTGTGAGCTTTGGCTATGCCTACAATTTTGTAGACAACGGCGTAGGCTCACAATCTGCTACTGGCACAGCTTCTTCTTCCCAGTGGTTCGTTGGTTTCCAGTGGGATGATGCCTTCGTCAAGAGCAATGCCGCCGGTATTGCCTTGGGTCAGCCTATGAATGCTGTAGGTGGTAACCAGGACAACCCCTGGCTGTTTGAATTCTTCTACAAGATTCAAGCCACCGACAACATCTCCATCACCCCCACCCTGTTCTACGGCTCTGGCATCGCCAACAGTGCTGCAAACATCAACACTTCCTTCCAGGGCCTCGGCGGCGTGATTCAGACCACCTTCAAGTTCTGA
- a CDS encoding Crp/Fnr family transcriptional regulator — translation MVFTPSRDTSSNPNFLELLETSYEKRNLVHLPSGSSVPMLKKSVWLVVRGMVKLGAISIQGDELVLGIAGPNEPFGDPLSNVDVYGATALVDTDLLCLSCEEIAGSPHLAMALLQGMAARYRQSEAMLALLGLRRIEDRLRGFLELLAHDYGQPCKQGLRLNIKLTHQELASAISTTRVTVTRVLGLLKQEGWLLQDEDRRLVVAHLPRRAAG, via the coding sequence ATGGTCTTCACGCCCTCCCGCGACACGAGCTCCAATCCGAATTTTCTTGAGCTGCTGGAAACCAGCTACGAGAAACGCAATTTGGTCCACCTGCCCTCCGGCAGCTCCGTGCCCATGCTCAAAAAGAGTGTTTGGCTGGTGGTGCGGGGCATGGTGAAGCTCGGTGCCATCTCGATCCAGGGCGATGAGCTGGTGCTTGGTATTGCCGGGCCCAATGAGCCCTTCGGTGATCCCCTCTCCAACGTGGATGTCTACGGCGCCACCGCCCTGGTGGACACAGACCTGCTCTGCCTGAGCTGCGAGGAGATTGCCGGCTCCCCCCACCTGGCCATGGCCCTGCTGCAGGGCATGGCGGCCCGCTACCGCCAAAGCGAGGCGATGTTGGCCCTGCTGGGCCTGCGCCGGATCGAAGATCGGCTGCGGGGCTTTTTGGAGCTGCTAGCCCACGATTACGGCCAGCCCTGTAAGCAAGGCCTCCGCCTCAACATCAAGCTCACCCACCAGGAATTGGCCAGCGCGATCAGCACCACCCGCGTCACCGTGACCCGGGTTTTGGGCCTGCTCAAGCAGGAGGGCTGGCTCCTCCAAGACGAAGATCGCCGCTTGGTGGTGGCCCACCTGCCCCGGCGTGCTGCTGGTTAA
- a CDS encoding helix-turn-helix transcriptional regulator, with protein sequence MALIAIAPLSAEQARALLKALADPLRLQILDALGPGERCVCDLTADLGLAQSKLSFHLKVLKDAGLLLDRQEGRWVFYQLQPQAIGALQGWLDQLAQAKERPSSSCC encoded by the coding sequence ATGGCCTTGATCGCTATTGCCCCCCTTTCGGCTGAGCAGGCCCGAGCGCTGCTCAAGGCCCTGGCCGATCCCCTGCGCCTGCAAATCCTTGATGCCTTGGGCCCTGGTGAGCGCTGTGTCTGTGATCTCACTGCCGATCTGGGCCTGGCCCAGTCCAAGCTTTCCTTCCACCTCAAGGTGCTCAAGGACGCCGGCCTGTTGCTCGATCGCCAGGAGGGCCGCTGGGTCTTCTATCAGCTCCAGCCCCAGGCAATTGGGGCCCTCCAGGGCTGGCTGGACCAACTGGCCCAGGCAAAGGAGCGCCCCAGCTCCAGCTGCTGCTGA